In a single window of the Niabella ginsenosidivorans genome:
- a CDS encoding DUF4133 domain-containing protein has product MASVYQINRGVNQPVMFKGLKAQYIWYLGGGLVILLVFFAVLYICGVNMFICLGIIFTSGGILFKKVYGMSRKYGEHGLMKKLGKRQVPELIKNNSREVFIK; this is encoded by the coding sequence ATGGCAAGTGTTTATCAGATCAACAGGGGTGTAAATCAACCGGTAATGTTTAAGGGTTTGAAAGCTCAATATATATGGTACCTGGGCGGAGGGCTGGTGATCCTGCTGGTTTTCTTTGCCGTCCTGTATATCTGCGGTGTGAATATGTTTATCTGCCTGGGCATAATATTTACCAGCGGCGGCATACTGTTTAAAAAAGTATATGGCATGAGCCGTAAGTACGGTGAGCATGGGCTAATGAAGAAGTTAGGAAAACGCCAGGTACCGGAGCTGATCAAAAATAACAGCCGGGAGGTTTTTATAAAGTAA
- a CDS encoding lysine N(6)-hydroxylase/L-ornithine N(5)-oxygenase family protein produces the protein MHTIKVFDLIGIGIGPFNLSLATLLQDHPGIEYLFLEQKESFNWHPGLLLSWVRLQVPYFADLITLANPQSPYTYINYLHTQKRLFRFSAHENIFPLRTEYNQYCRWVAKQLPGLLFSHRCEQITYNANAGYYTVQFGNPVTKENGTFHAKQLVIGIGTQPYIPESVQIAKHSNIIHSSDYLLHKHALLANGSITLIGSGQSAAEIFYDLLQYENLLHDLNWCTRSRQIAPMDYSRFALEMASPDYVDYFFNLPEKAKAEILASQAYLYKGINRQLIEQIHDQLYIMDAQGGSFKLNIFTSLELTALQPAGKTLHLCFRHRDTGKSFTQTTGSVILATGYHYKIPSFLKSISNRINWNANGWFNVQKQYAVDNDQTIFVQNADLNSHGFNAADLGLGVHRNMVIINSLLKQDYYTIEQNTSFQKFGLPVL, from the coding sequence ATGCATACAATAAAAGTTTTTGACCTGATCGGTATCGGCATTGGTCCGTTTAATTTGTCGCTGGCAACGCTGTTACAGGATCATCCGGGTATTGAATATTTGTTTTTAGAGCAAAAAGAATCTTTTAACTGGCATCCGGGGCTGCTCTTGTCCTGGGTACGTTTACAGGTGCCTTACTTTGCTGACCTGATAACGCTGGCCAATCCGCAAAGCCCTTATACCTATATCAATTACCTGCATACACAAAAACGCCTGTTTCGTTTCAGCGCGCACGAAAATATCTTCCCGTTGCGTACAGAGTACAATCAATACTGCCGTTGGGTAGCTAAACAGTTGCCAGGCTTGTTATTCAGCCATCGCTGCGAACAGATCACGTATAATGCCAACGCCGGGTATTATACAGTTCAGTTCGGCAACCCGGTTACAAAAGAAAATGGCACGTTTCATGCGAAACAATTGGTTATCGGTATCGGTACACAACCTTATATTCCAGAATCTGTTCAAATAGCGAAACATTCAAACATCATCCATTCTTCCGATTATTTGTTGCACAAACATGCTTTGCTGGCAAATGGCAGTATTACCCTAATCGGTTCGGGTCAAAGTGCCGCAGAGATCTTTTACGATTTATTGCAATACGAGAACCTGTTGCACGATCTCAACTGGTGCACCCGTTCCCGTCAGATAGCGCCGATGGACTATTCTCGCTTTGCGCTGGAAATGGCTTCGCCGGATTACGTAGACTATTTTTTCAATCTACCTGAAAAAGCCAAAGCCGAAATACTCGCTTCCCAAGCCTACCTGTATAAAGGAATTAACCGGCAGCTAATCGAACAGATACATGACCAACTGTATATAATGGACGCACAGGGCGGCTCTTTTAAACTAAACATTTTTACCTCCTTGGAATTAACCGCGCTACAGCCCGCAGGTAAAACCCTGCATCTTTGTTTTCGGCATCGGGACACCGGTAAATCATTTACACAAACGACCGGCTCCGTTATTCTCGCAACCGGCTATCACTACAAAATCCCTTCTTTTCTTAAATCTATAAGTAACCGCATTAACTGGAATGCCAATGGCTGGTTTAACGTGCAAAAGCAATATGCCGTTGACAACGATCAAACCATTTTTGTACAGAATGCCGACTTAAACAGTCATGGCTTTAACGCGGCTGACCTGGGTTTGGGGGTACATCGCAATATGGTTATTATCAATAGCCTGTTAAAGCAGGATTATTACACCATTGAGCAAAACACCTCCTTCCAGAAATTTGGTTTGCCTGTTTTATAG
- a CDS encoding RNA polymerase sigma factor — translation MLRLENRMGLSNNKERQAWWQAMNRVYSEQQINAAIATLPPDMQQVILLHYKKGIPLREIAPIVNRSMTAIRTRQVMGIYKLWQYFGKPGY, via the coding sequence ATGTTGCGGCTGGAAAATCGCATGGGACTAAGCAACAATAAAGAACGACAAGCCTGGTGGCAGGCGATGAACCGGGTATATTCAGAACAACAGATTAATGCAGCCATCGCTACTTTGCCGCCCGATATGCAGCAGGTCATCCTTTTGCATTATAAAAAAGGCATTCCTTTACGGGAGATCGCTCCTATAGTGAACCGCAGTATGACCGCTATCCGCACCCGGCAGGTAATGGGCATCTATAAGCTTTGGCAATACTTTGGAAAACCTGGTTATTAA
- a CDS encoding GNAT family N-acetyltransferase, translating into MNTNQSLQTIPRLWCKPSADDLPGALLFTRQVPELDATLSFRSLDPDLDLDRIYEWVNQAYAQKFWQLKGSRSMIETLYRGLLSSPQIHSFIGLVDQTPVCQIELYAVSADELAGYIPALPGDCGLHLLMCPPREMQKGWSFYALRVFQEFYFSFSQAQRLFAEPDRENYAANQLAMNTGFRFLKTIELSYKTANLYCLHRQDFRPV; encoded by the coding sequence ATGAACACAAACCAATCTTTACAAACCATTCCCCGCCTGTGGTGCAAACCTTCAGCGGATGATCTGCCCGGCGCCTTACTGTTTACCCGGCAAGTGCCGGAGCTGGATGCGACTTTGTCCTTTCGCTCACTCGATCCTGATCTCGACTTAGACAGGATCTATGAATGGGTAAACCAGGCGTATGCCCAAAAATTCTGGCAATTGAAAGGCTCCCGCTCCATGATCGAAACCTTGTACAGGGGTTTATTATCCAGCCCGCAAATACATTCGTTCATCGGGCTGGTGGATCAGACACCTGTCTGCCAGATAGAGCTATATGCCGTATCAGCCGATGAGCTGGCTGGCTATATCCCGGCACTACCCGGCGATTGCGGGTTGCACCTGTTAATGTGCCCGCCCCGCGAGATGCAAAAAGGATGGAGCTTCTATGCGCTCAGGGTATTCCAGGAATTTTACTTTTCATTTTCCCAGGCACAGCGTTTGTTCGCCGAACCTGACCGGGAAAACTATGCAGCCAATCAACTGGCGATGAACACTGGTTTTCGTTTCCTCAAAACCATTGAGCTGTCTTACAAAACAGCCAACCTCTATTGCCTGCACCGGCAGGATTTCCGGCCGGTATAA
- a CDS encoding DUF4134 domain-containing protein, with translation MKMWSVAAFGSRRAKLCALAGVVLLINGLKASAQDGSAGIEQANSLVRQYFDTGINLMYAVGAVLGLIGAVRVYQRWSAGDPHTGQIAASWFGSCIFLVIVATVLRSFFGL, from the coding sequence ATGAAAATGTGGAGCGTGGCTGCTTTCGGCAGCAGAAGGGCGAAGTTGTGTGCGCTTGCCGGTGTGGTTCTTTTAATAAATGGTTTGAAGGCATCCGCGCAGGATGGCAGCGCCGGTATTGAACAGGCAAATTCTCTGGTAAGGCAATACTTTGATACCGGTATCAATTTAATGTACGCGGTCGGCGCTGTGCTTGGGTTAATCGGGGCGGTTCGCGTGTATCAGCGTTGGAGCGCGGGCGATCCGCACACCGGCCAAATCGCGGCATCGTGGTTTGGTAGCTGCATTTTTTTAGTGATTGTAGCAACAGTGTTGCGTTCGTTCTTTGGATTATAA
- a CDS encoding heparan-alpha-glucosaminide N-acetyltransferase domain-containing protein, giving the protein MNRILSLDLARGFTVLFIPAIHAGMLFSQLSVHTTVLGKCMIAIAEGPGGQLLMLLMGLSFTLKAQHSARSILIRSAGLLLAGYLLNMLKFVVPYSLGVLPVEVLQELEIEGTESVVGRLAGMGDILHFAAMAQWVLYGLYRLKNYQWWALAAAIAIAVLSPLLWDRQPALPVLHYLAGLATGHPPKVFFPLLPWLVYPLAGICIGCYLKKQEAQTMEHCAIIGLILLGEGLVEKISYRTVNPYGFYRTPFPETCCHLGIVLLTLYIWYWVSKQVKDNLFFKLLTYSSKNITLLYFIQWVLICWLLPIFGFRKLDTFHSAMVMVIATADTYILTFFVNRIKQRYAYNKSF; this is encoded by the coding sequence ATGAACCGTATTCTTTCACTCGACCTCGCGCGGGGCTTCACCGTGCTGTTTATTCCCGCCATTCATGCCGGAATGTTATTTAGCCAGCTTTCCGTTCACACAACTGTTTTAGGAAAGTGCATGATCGCTATTGCCGAAGGCCCCGGAGGGCAATTATTGATGTTACTCATGGGGTTGTCTTTTACATTGAAAGCGCAGCATAGCGCGCGTTCCATACTAATAAGATCCGCAGGGCTGCTTTTGGCTGGCTACCTGCTGAATATGTTGAAATTTGTTGTGCCGTATAGTTTGGGGGTGTTGCCGGTTGAAGTGTTGCAGGAGTTGGAAATAGAGGGAACAGAATCAGTAGTGGGTCGGTTAGCGGGTATGGGCGATATCCTGCATTTTGCGGCGATGGCGCAATGGGTTTTGTATGGGCTGTATCGGTTAAAAAATTATCAGTGGTGGGCATTGGCAGCGGCCATAGCTATTGCAGTTCTCAGCCCGCTGCTCTGGGACAGGCAGCCGGCTTTACCTGTGCTGCATTACCTGGCGGGACTGGCAACGGGACACCCGCCAAAGGTATTCTTCCCGCTATTGCCCTGGCTGGTATATCCTTTGGCCGGTATCTGCATAGGCTGCTACCTGAAAAAACAAGAAGCGCAGACAATGGAACACTGCGCCATCATTGGCCTGATTTTATTGGGAGAAGGGCTGGTAGAAAAAATTTCTTACAGAACTGTAAATCCTTATGGTTTTTATCGCACGCCTTTTCCTGAAACCTGCTGCCATCTCGGTATTGTGCTGCTTACATTATATATATGGTATTGGGTGAGTAAGCAGGTGAAGGATAATCTTTTTTTTAAACTGTTAACCTATTCCAGCAAAAACATTACGCTGCTCTATTTTATTCAGTGGGTTTTAATTTGCTGGCTGCTGCCCATCTTTGGGTTCAGGAAGCTGGACACATTTCATTCGGCAATGGTGATGGTAATCGCGACGGCGGATACCTATATCCTTACCTTTTTTGTAAACCGTATCAAACAACGCTATGCATACAATAAAAGTTTTTGA
- a CDS encoding helix-turn-helix domain-containing protein — MDAYRYRAHGNRPYTCIGVIALRNKIKGTWDKVLQPELPAFYYQFSFVPHIATRACFDAGVEYETFDIHFELSYLEELGIDYKAFERFIEQVQKDRPTDLSPEPRRCPALMLEAVQAILRNNYSEKGKAWLLQNNVENILLAALEDVDRLETILPDLSETQTNALYEVKRLIDEAFPYYPGNKELCRKTYLNFFTLNFGFKRLFGATPYKYYNVLRMQLAKELLLRGEQVSSVAAEVDFLSPRAFARAFKEIYKMTPTEYRAKYRK, encoded by the coding sequence TTGGATGCATACCGCTACCGTGCTCATGGCAACCGGCCATATACCTGCATTGGAGTTATTGCTTTACGTAACAAGATCAAAGGTACCTGGGATAAGGTATTGCAGCCGGAACTGCCGGCATTCTATTACCAGTTTAGCTTTGTACCGCATATTGCTACCCGCGCCTGTTTTGACGCCGGTGTGGAGTATGAAACCTTTGATATCCACTTTGAGTTGAGTTACCTGGAAGAACTGGGCATTGACTATAAAGCGTTTGAACGCTTTATTGAACAAGTGCAGAAAGACCGGCCCACTGATCTAAGCCCGGAACCTCGCCGCTGCCCGGCGCTGATGCTGGAAGCAGTACAGGCGATCCTGCGCAATAATTACAGTGAGAAAGGCAAAGCATGGTTGTTACAAAACAACGTTGAGAATATTTTGCTGGCAGCACTTGAAGATGTGGATCGCCTTGAAACCATACTGCCTGATCTTAGCGAAACACAAACCAATGCACTGTATGAAGTAAAACGGCTGATTGATGAAGCCTTTCCTTATTATCCGGGCAATAAAGAGCTTTGCAGGAAAACTTACCTCAATTTCTTTACGTTGAATTTTGGATTTAAACGGCTATTCGGTGCCACACCATATAAATATTACAATGTACTAAGGATGCAGCTTGCCAAAGAATTGCTCTTACGTGGAGAACAGGTATCTTCTGTTGCTGCAGAAGTGGATTTTCTTTCGCCGCGTGCATTTGCCCGCGCTTTTAAGGAAATATATAAAATGACGCCGACTGAATATAGAGCGAAGTACCGGAAATAA
- a CDS encoding type IV toxin-antitoxin system AbiEi family antitoxin domain-containing protein — protein MNKLIAADLVYQVRHGLYAHKKYMQQDDITLVAEIIPNGVFCLFTAWLQYGFTTSVSHRYHVALPRNTKVHIPDYPPVTLYYWSEKIFNLGITAIKKNGKVLKFYDPERAVCDAVKFRNKAGEDVMQEVIKAYLGQKKKNIDKLMQYAKILRVEKILVPYLKVML, from the coding sequence TTGAATAAACTGATTGCAGCCGATCTGGTTTACCAGGTCCGTCATGGCCTTTATGCCCATAAAAAATACATGCAGCAGGATGATATCACTTTGGTTGCTGAAATCATTCCTAATGGCGTATTTTGTCTTTTTACAGCGTGGCTGCAATATGGCTTTACTACCAGTGTTTCGCATCGGTACCATGTGGCTTTGCCCCGGAACACAAAGGTCCATATACCCGATTACCCACCGGTTACCCTTTATTACTGGAGCGAAAAAATATTCAACCTGGGTATAACAGCAATAAAAAAGAACGGCAAGGTTTTGAAGTTTTATGATCCCGAACGCGCTGTATGCGATGCTGTAAAATTCCGCAATAAGGCAGGTGAAGATGTAATGCAGGAAGTCATCAAAGCTTATCTCGGTCAAAAAAAGAAAAATATAGACAAGCTAATGCAATATGCAAAGATTTTGAGAGTTGAAAAAATATTGGTTCCCTATTTAAAGGTAATGCTATGA
- a CDS encoding nucleotidyl transferase AbiEii/AbiGii toxin family protein, translating to MISASSIRSKLYNIAIKKNIAFQVIAVRFFHERLLYRLSISEYAKHFYLKGGNFIYAIQGLLTRPTVDIDLSGNKIPNEIKDLEKIFKEIAGIACDDAVTFYSETIKGQIITEHSDYSGIRLTFIAALDTIRQNIQIDIGFGDKVTPRPTDMLFPALLEGIPAPHLLAYTVETVIAEKFQTMIFLGEINSRMKDFYDVYHLLTTKSIDAEMLRQAITTTFKNRGTDLSPEHSLFSAAFRNDPARVKMWETFLKKIKSTDPVSFQQVVETIIQKLPSKLSV from the coding sequence ATGATTTCCGCATCGTCCATAAGATCGAAGCTCTACAATATTGCAATAAAAAAGAACATCGCTTTCCAGGTTATTGCTGTGAGGTTTTTTCATGAAAGGCTTTTGTACCGTTTATCCATATCGGAATATGCAAAACATTTTTATCTGAAAGGAGGCAACTTTATTTATGCTATACAAGGCCTTCTAACACGCCCTACAGTGGATATAGACTTATCAGGTAATAAAATTCCCAACGAGATAAAGGATTTGGAAAAAATTTTTAAAGAAATAGCAGGTATTGCATGTGATGATGCGGTAACGTTTTACTCCGAAACGATTAAAGGACAAATTATAACTGAACACAGCGATTATAGTGGCATACGTTTAACTTTTATCGCAGCTCTTGATACGATCAGGCAAAATATCCAGATAGATATCGGCTTTGGTGATAAAGTAACACCTAGGCCTACAGATATGTTGTTCCCTGCACTATTAGAGGGAATACCGGCACCGCACTTATTGGCCTATACTGTTGAAACGGTCATCGCGGAAAAGTTCCAGACTATGATTTTTTTAGGGGAGATAAACAGTCGTATGAAAGATTTTTACGATGTCTACCATTTGCTTACAACCAAAAGTATTGATGCAGAAATGCTCAGGCAGGCCATTACCACAACGTTCAAGAATCGTGGTACAGATCTGTCACCCGAGCACTCTTTATTTTCAGCCGCTTTCCGTAACGATCCGGCACGGGTTAAAATGTGGGAAACATTCCTTAAAAAAATTAAAAGCACCGACCCCGTTTCTTTTCAGCAGGTAGTGGAAACGATTATTCAAAAGTTACCGTCAAAACTGTCTGTTTAA